Part of the Halobaculum halobium genome, ACCGCCGAGATGGCGGCCGACCTCGACCGCCCGCAGGTCCGCGTCGCGGGCAGCGGGGCATCCGCGAACAACATCGCGGTCGCCGAGCGCGACATGACCGACATCGCGGGCGCTCGGATCGCCGCCGAGACGGCCTACGAGGAGGCGGGCATCGACGCCGCGGACGTCGACATCGCGGAGGTCCACGACGCGTTCACCGTCTGCGAGGCGCTGCTCTCGGAGGCCGTCGGCTTCGCGCCCGCGGGAACGGGCTATCAGAGCTACCTGCCGCCCGCGGAGCGGGCCGACGGCTGGACGGACGTGCAGTTGAGCCCGAGCGGCGGACTGAAGGCCCGCGGCCATCCCATCGGCGCGACCGGGCTCTTGCAGGCGCTCGAAGCCTACGAACAGCTCACAGGGGACGCGGGCGACCGCGCGGTCGAGGGGGCCGAAACGGCCTTGCTGCTCAACGAGGGAGGCGTCGCGGACGCCGTCACCGTCGGCCACGTGCTCACGACGGCGGAGGCACGATGACCGACGATAGCCTCGACGCGACCGACCCGCGGACACTGCCCGGGTTCTTCGACGCCCTCGCGGACGGCGAACTCCTGGGCGGGGTCTGTGCGGACTGCGGGCAGGTCCTGTTGCCGCCGCGGCCGGCCTGCTACGCTTGCGGCAGTCGCGCCGTCGACGTCGAACCGCAGTCGCGCGAGGGTCGGATCTTCTCGTGCACGGAGGTCCACGCGCCGCCGCCCGCGTTCGCGGCGGACGCGCCCTACACGGTCGCCGTCGTGGAGCTCGGGGACGGGGGCCGGCTGCTCGGGCGCGTGGACGCCGACTACGCCGACGTCGCTATCGGCGACCCGGTCGAACTCACGGTGCGCGAGCCGACGCCCGAAGAGCAGGAGGTCGCGCTCGACTACGAGGCCGACTGGCCGGTCCACGTCTTCGAACAGCGCTGAGGGCCGGGCGACCGCCTGCGGCTTCGGTTCGCACTAGTAAGTCGTCCCGCGAGCGAGCCAGCCGCACGGCTGAGCGAGCGAACGTTTGCCATCCCGGGATCGCGTCGCGATTCTGGGTCGTAGCCGGGGTCAAAAAGATCCGACAGCGTGACCGGGGATCCGCCGGGCGGTTATTGGAGCGCGAGCGGCGTGCGCGACGACCCCCGAGGCGAACCGAGGGTGGTTCTAGTAGAACTCTCTCACGAGGTCCATCGCGCCCTCGGGCGCGCCCTCGTGGTCGATCTGGCTCATGTTGGAGTCGAGGCCGTGGGTATCCTCGTAGGGCACCGACTCCTCGTCCTGGTACAGCACGCCCATGTACTCCTTGTCGGCGTCGAGGACCTTCTCCTTGGCCGCGTCGCGGTCGGTCGGGTCGTAGTCCGTCTCCTGCAGGTCGACCAGCGAGTCGCGGAAGTAGTCGTACGTGTCGACGTCGTTGAACGTGACGCACGGGCTGAACACGTTGACGAAGCCGAAGCCGTCGTGCTCGATGGCCTTCTGGACGATCTCCTGGTGGCGCAGCGCGTCGCTGGAGAACGACTGGGCGATGAACGTCGCGCCCGAGGCGAGCGCGAGCGCGAGCGGGTTAACTGGGGGCTGCTGGGGGCCCTCCGGCGTCGTCGAGGTCTCGAAGTCCTCGCGCGAGGTCGGGGAGGCTTGCCCCTTCGTCAGCCCGTAGATGCGGTTGTCCATCACGACGTAGCTCATGTCGACGTTCCGGCGGACGGCGTGGACGAAGTGGCCCGCGCCGATGGAGTAGCCGTCGCCGTCGCCGCCCGCGACCATCACTTCGAGGTCGGGGTTGGCCATCTTCACGCCGGCGCCGACCGGGAGCGCGCGGCCGTGGACGCCGTGGATGGCGTAGCTGTGCATGTACGTGCCGAT contains:
- a CDS encoding Zn-ribbon domain-containing OB-fold protein, with protein sequence MTDDSLDATDPRTLPGFFDALADGELLGGVCADCGQVLLPPRPACYACGSRAVDVEPQSREGRIFSCTEVHAPPPAFAADAPYTVAVVELGDGGRLLGRVDADYADVAIGDPVELTVREPTPEEQEVALDYEADWPVHVFEQR
- a CDS encoding 2-oxoacid:ferredoxin oxidoreductase subunit beta, with the translated sequence MSSQVRFTDFKSDKQPTWCPGCGDFGTMNGMMKALAETGNDPDNTFVVAGIGCSGKIGTYMHSYAIHGVHGRALPVGAGVKMANPDLEVMVAGGDGDGYSIGAGHFVHAVRRNVDMSYVVMDNRIYGLTKGQASPTSREDFETSTTPEGPQQPPVNPLALALASGATFIAQSFSSDALRHQEIVQKAIEHDGFGFVNVFSPCVTFNDVDTYDYFRDSLVDLQETDYDPTDRDAAKEKVLDADKEYMGVLYQDEESVPYEDTHGLDSNMSQIDHEGAPEGAMDLVREFY